One region of Oryza sativa Japonica Group chromosome 5, ASM3414082v1 genomic DNA includes:
- the LOC4339346 gene encoding nuclear pore complex protein NUP35, whose product MAASSSRSPASTSRRGGGARQSPFFRDLASPIPSHRAASRFASSAAGPTAATTPPPPPLFTLDDRAAAVDFSPDAAASELLLPVASSPSPRSAAAAASRSPSWDRSRGRASAPGSPMDGVVEPPRKEVLALPPPPSPGTPAPPPPAAEAQSPVTPAPVSTGMEQEMNGGGEVDREEWITVFGFSLKDTNLVIREFEKCGVILRHHSGPRDGNWIHILYLHSYDARKALQKNGVQLSSGVIIGVKPIDPMHRQQLDERFAGNKQGGFMVSLPPKSLVLKGTGASNQLGALPRPYDPKANTNVIRDANRRATGSVAAPAKSLVTNVMDLIFGI is encoded by the exons atggccgcctcctcctcgcgctcccccgcctccacctcgcgccgcggaggcggcgcgcggcagtCCCCGTTCTTCCGGGACCTCGCCTCCCCGATCCCGTCCCACCGCGCGGCCTCCCGCTtcgcctcctcggcggcggggcccaccgccgccacgacgccgccgccgccgccgctcttcaCCCTCgacgaccgcgccgccgccgtggacttCTCCCCCGACGCCGCGGCCTCCGaactcctcctccccgtcgcctcctccccctccccgcgctccgccgcggccgccgccagccgctccCCGTCATGGGACCGCTCCCGCGGCAGGGCCTCCGCCCCCGGATCCCCCATGGATGGGGTCGTGGAGCCGCCCCGGAAGGAGGTGCTTGCTttgccgcctccaccgagccctGGTACCccggcgcctccgcctccggccgccgagGCACAGTCGCCTGTTACTCCGGCACCTGTGTCGACTGGTATGGAGCAGGAGATGAACGGAGGAGGGGAGGTAGATCGGGAGGAGTGGATCACTGTATTCGG GTTCTCCCTTAAAGATACCAACCTTGTTATCCGGGAATTTGAGAAATGCGGAGTAATTTTGCGGCATCACTCTGGTCCACGAGATGGTAATTGGATCCACATATTATATCTG CACTCTTATGATGCTCGGAAAGCCCTTCAAAAGAATGGTGTCCAGCTAAGCAGTGGCGTCATTATTGGGGTGAAGCCTATTGATCCAATGCATAGGCAGCAGCTCGATGAGAGGTTCGCTGGAAACAAACAAGGAGGCTTCATGGTTTCCTTGCCTCCAAAGTCTCTTGTTCTGAAGGGTACCGGTGCGTCGAATCAGTTGGGAGCCTTGCCACGCCCCTATGATCCTAAAGCTAACACAAATGTTATCAGAGACGCTAACCGTCGTGCAACAGGTAGCGTTGCTGCACCAGCAAAATCTCTTGTAACGAATGTGATGGATTTGATATTTGGCATTTAA